From Fundulus heteroclitus isolate FHET01 chromosome 5, MU-UCD_Fhet_4.1, whole genome shotgun sequence, a single genomic window includes:
- the scpp5 gene encoding secretory calcium-binding phosphoprotein 5, with the protein MKVAILCLCLAGTACALPFQYLPHYTASRVRAPGSQLKLPFPAGFPQSGVFAHSVEIVSPYRFGVGAAGTNQVQTLPPYGFIKYSIPQPPGRQSVEVFLPYDFTQNKVIQNTPQMTNDPFGQDFATFGTFPQAVPQQPVNMPTFDANAHPSQNPLQPLQQDQPVQTSQAPAKTV; encoded by the exons ATGAAAGTGGCCATTCTATGCTTGTGTTTGGCTGGCACTGCCTGTGCTCTGCCC TTTCAGTACTTGCCGCATTACACAGCGTCTAGAGTGCGGGCACCGGGCTCACAG TTGAAACTACCTTTCCCAGCTGGTTTCCCACAATCTGGAGTTTTCGCTCATAGTGTGGAAATT GTATCTCCATACAGATTTGGTGTTGGTGCAGCTGGAACAAACCAAGTACAG ACTCTCCCTCCATATGGTTTCATCAAGTACTCCATTCCTCAGCCACCTGGCCGACAGAGCGTTGAAGTT TTCTTGCCTTATGACTTCACTCAGAACAAG gttatCCAGAACACTCCTCAAATGACAAATGATCCTTTTGGGCAAGAT tttgccacattcggaactTTTCCCCAGGCCGTTCCCCAGCAACCTGTGAAT ATGCCAACCTTTGATGCCAATGCACATCCCTCCCAGAATCCCCTACAGCCACTGCAGCAGGACCAACCTGTGCAAACAAGCCAA GCACCTGCAAAGACCGTGTGA